A single window of Cydia splendana chromosome 13, ilCydSple1.2, whole genome shotgun sequence DNA harbors:
- the LOC134796397 gene encoding uncharacterized protein LOC134796397, translating to MANQSAENINLTQLGAIEVLQVFKTPWLLGIAVSAVCLILQLLVLILIPNARKYDEKVLVQLTIARIVNTVCEFLISFENLEQGLFNDVVYGLYFQSDFALVSWMFIFTKNLYDKVVLVFVYEKIRLRIVSCLVWFLTLPVGVLCPVLLTYYKEYWNIFYKSYSQVKFFMLLLNALIFVEIFHVACKIGVDRTKNVKHLVKTSVIAFILVCITSAQVLITDLLSYFIVGHEDIIYTFCVVNSFQTFAITIIFIILAGKKLKTDSIVVVILFELKKLLSTS from the coding sequence ATGGCCAATCAGAGTGcggaaaatataaatttgaccCAATTGGGAGCAATTGAAGTGTTGCAAGTTTTCAAGACGCCTTGGCTGTTGGGGATTGCAGTGTCTGCGGTTTGTTTGATATTACAGTTGCTCGTGCTGATTCTGATTCCAAATGCAAGAAAATACGACGAAAAAGTGTTAGTGCAACTAACCATTGCGAGGATTGTGAATACAGTGTGCGAATTTCTGATATCATTCGAGAATTTGGAACAAGGATTATTCAACGATGTGGTATACGGCTTGTATTTTCAGTCGGATTTCGCTCTAGTTTCCTGGATGTTTATTTTCACGAAGAATTTATATGACAAAGTGGTTTTGGTGTTTGTTTACGAGAAAATAAGATTACGTATTGTTTCATGTTTAGTCTGGTTTTTGACATTGCCTGTTGGAGTTTTATGTCCAGTCTTATTAACGTATTACAAAGAATACTGGAATATTTTCTACAAATCGTACTCTCAGGTTAAGTTTTTCATGTTGCTTTTGAACGCATTGATTTTTGTAGAGATATTTCACGTGGCGTGTAAAATAGGTGTTGATAGAACGAAAAATGTGAAGCATTTAGTAAAGACTTCCGTGATAGCTTTTATATTAGTGTGCATTACTAGTGCTCAAGTTTTAATAACAGATTTACTTTCGTATTTCATAGTTGGTCATGAGGATATAATTTACACATTTTGTGTTGTAAATTCATTTCAAACATTCGCTATAAccatcatatttattattttagctgGAAAGAAACTTAAAACGGATTCGATAGTCGTAGTAATattatttgaattaaaaaaacttttgtCAACTAGTTAA